Proteins encoded within one genomic window of Diceros bicornis minor isolate mBicDic1 chromosome X, mDicBic1.mat.cur, whole genome shotgun sequence:
- the LOC131400611 gene encoding small integral membrane protein 10-like protein 2A → MVAAALSGPAVRLSRSVAARGSDGAFCKGLTRTLLTFFHLAWRLRMNFPYFYVVASVMLNVRMQIHI, encoded by the coding sequence ATGGTGGCGGCGGCCCTGTCGGGCCCGGCGGTGCGGCTGTCGCGCTCGGTGGCGGCCCGCGGCTCCGACGGCGCCTTCTGCAAGGGGCTCACGCGCACGCTGCTCACCTTCTTCCACCTGGCCTGGCGGCTGCGCATGAACTTCCCCTACTTCTACGTCGTGGCCTCCGTGATGCTCAACGTCCGCATGCAGATACATATTTAG